Part of the Solwaraspora sp. WMMA2065 genome is shown below.
CCAGCCGACCCAGCAGCCACGAGTAGACCTCCCGGATGGTGTCCACGTGGCGTTGCAGCAGGTAGGTCTGCCCGGCGGCGAGGAACGCCGACACCGCCACCCCGGCCAGGATCAGCGTCGCGGTGGACCGGTCCGGCCCGGCGGCACCCGTACCGAGCAGGTAGGTCAGCGCGACCGCCCCGAGCGCGCCGACGAACGCGGCCAGCGGCACCGTCACCGGCAGCCCGGTCAGCACTCCGGTGCCGGGGCGCAGCGCGATGACCGCGGTCACCGCCAGCCCGGCCCCGGCGGCGGCGCCGAGCAGATGCGGGTCGGCCAGCGGGTTGCGGAACACCCCCTGGTAGCAGCCGCCGGCCAGGGCCAGCATGCCGCCGACCAGCAGTGCCAGCACCACCCGGGGCAGCCGCAGCTGGGTGACGATCGCCACCTGCCGGTCGTTGAGTCCACTGTCCACGTCGACGCCGGGCAGCAGGTTGAGCAGTTCGGCGGCGACCGCCAGCGGCGGCAGACTGGCCGGGCCGAACGCCAGCCCGGCCAGGGCCGACAGCACGACTGCCGTCACCGCACCAGCGAACCAGCCGGTGGTCAGCCCGGGCCGCCGCCGGACCGGCGTACGGAGCACGTCAGGACGCCGCCGCCGCGTCGACCGCGTCGACGATCGCCCGGACCAGGTCGACCACCCGGGGACCCCAGCGGGACGCGATGTCGTCGTCGAGCTCGACCACCTGACCGGTCTGTACGGCGGTGATGGTGGACCAGCCGGCCCGCTGCGCCACCGTCTGCGCGTTCTGCTGGCAGCACCTGGTGTCGGCGAGGAAGATCAGGTCCGGGTCGGCGTCGATCAGCGCCTCGGCGGACAGCTGCGGGTAGCCGCCGGCCTCCCCGGACGGGTCCGCCGGGTCGGCGATGTTGGTCAGCCCGACCATGGTGAACAGCGACCCGACGAAGGTTTCGCTGGTCACCGTGTAGAGAGTCGGGTCGAGCTCGTAGTAGTAGCTCAACGGCTCGGCCGGCTGCGCCGCGTCGGCGACCAGTTTGTCGATGTCGGACCGCATGGTGTCGACCAGGTCGGCCGCTGCCTCCGGGTGCCCGGTGAGGGCGCCCAGCTCGGTGATCTGACGGTACGTGTCGTCCAGGGTCACCGCCGCCCCGGCCAGGTAGACCGGGATCGACAGTCGGGTCAGCCCGGCCACCACCTCGTTGGTGTCGCCGGAGAGCACCACCAGGTCGGGCTCGTAGCCGGCGATCGCCTCGACGTTCGGGGTGAACCCGGACAGCTCGGTGGTCGGCGCCTCGGCCGGGTGGTTGGAGTTGTCGTCGACGGCGGCCACCTGGTCGCCGGCGCCGATCGCGAAGAGCATCTCGGTCGCGGTCGGCGACAGTGCGACGATCCGCTCCGGGCGTACCTCCAGGGTCAGGTCACCGACGGTGACCGGGTAGCTGGCGGCGGCCTCCGGGCTGACGCCGGGCTGCGCGTCGTCGGGCCCGCCGGAGCCGTCGCCGGCCTGGCCGCATCCGGTCAGGGCGAGGGTCGCGGCGGTGGCGACCGCGGCGGTACGCAGCAACGCTGCCCGCCGCGTAAGGGGTCTGCTCATCTGGTCCTCCTGTCGGTCGAGGGCTGGTGCTTCGCCGACAGGTCGGGGTGGTGACGCCGGCCCCGGCCAGGTGGCGAGGCGCCCTTCCTCGAGAGCGCGGTTCGCGACCACGCCGCAGGCGACCTGGCTAGCCCCCGGCTGTCGGCCGGGGCATCACAGTTGCGGGACAGCGCCGGGTTCGCACCGGCTTCGCTGCGGGGCGGTCGGTAGCACGGTAACCCACCGACGCCGCCGCAGCGTCATCGCAGCAGCGCAGGGCTGCCGTCCGGTGATGTTCACCGCACGGCAGCCCTGCGTGCCGTCAGTAGCCGGCAGCCCTGCCCGCCGTCAGGACCTGGTGATCCGGACGTCGTCGATGGCCGCCTCGACCAGGCTGGCGGTGGAGGCGTCCGCCGCCTCGACCAGGATCCGCACCGTCTGACCCGCGTACGGGGTCAGGTTGTAGCTGCCGGTCGACCAGGACCCGTACCGGTTGCTCCCCGCGCCGGACTGGTTCAACAGCGTCGTCGTGCCGCCACTGTGCACCACGCTGATCCGCAGGTAGTCGGCCGACGACGAGTTGTTCAGGTGGGCCAGGTACCAGGCGAGCGACAGGGTGAGGGTGCCGCTCGACGGCAGCGTGATCGCCGGGGAGCGGGCGCTGGTGGCCCCGCTGTCGATGTCGTACGAGCCGGCCGAGGAGCCGGCCAGCCGCCCGGTGACCAGGCTGTTGCTGCCCTGGTAGGCGGTCAGCTGCAGGGCCCCGCCGGAGCTGGTGGCCTGCGCGACGCCGCGCTCCCACTGCCCGGTGGTGGCGGTGTCGGTGCCGCTCGGGTCGGTCGTCCAGCCGGTCGCGGACTCGAAGTCGTCCGCCCAGACGGTGCTGCCCGGCGGGTCGACCGGACCGCCGCCGCAGTACTGCGACTCCTTGCCGATCACCCGGTACGGGCAGTCGGCGTACTCGCTGAACATCAGCACCGCTTCCCGGTTGCGGGCGGTCTGGGTGGGGATCACCTCGTCGGGCGGGTAGAAGCCGCCGCCGCTGGACGAGCCGGGGTACAGCTCGAAGGTGTACGCCCAGATGCCGTGCACGCCCCACATCCAGTCGATGCTGCTGCCGTCGGTGATGTAGAGGTCGGACGACTGTTCCGGGGTGTAGCCGTTGGTCGCCGCCATCTGCGTACCGAGGGTGGCGAAGGTGTTGTACTGGTCGGTGGTCATCCCGGACGGGGTGTTGGCGGTGGTCCAGCCGAACGGCCAGAGCACCAGCTCCGAGTAGCTGTGGAAGTCGATGTTGGCCGTGATCTGCTGCTCACCGCCGACCACCCGGCTGTTGACGAAGTCGCGCAGCGCCTGCGTCTCCGGGGCGGAGAAGGCGTACGGGCCGCGGTAGGTCGACGACGACGGGGAGCCGGAGGATCCGCCGCAGCAGCCCCACAGGTAGTCCCAGTTGCGGTTCAGGTCGGTGCCGACGGCAAACGAGCCGCTGTTGGGCTGGCGGTTCTTGCGCCAGGACCGGTACGAGCCGGTGGCGATGTCGTACTCACTGCCGTCCGGGTTGACGGTCGGCACGATCCAGATCTCGCGGGTGTTGACGATGTTGGTGATCCGCGAGTCGCTGCCGTAGCCGTCGGTGAACAGGTTCAGCAGGTAGATCGCCATCTCGACGGTGAGGTGCTCGCGGGCGTGCTGCTGTGAGTTGAACAGGATCTCCGGCTCGTCCTCGTCGGTGCCGACGTTGTCGGAGATCTTGACCGCCATCAGGTCGCGGCCCTCGTACGAGGTCCCGATGCTGATCTTCCGGGCGATGTTCGAGTGGCTGGAGACTACCTGGTTGACCACCGTGGTCAGCTCTGCGTAGTTGTGGTACGCCGAGTCGGACGGCGGGAAGTCCAACGTGGTGACGTCGCCGGACGCGTCGGTCCTGGTGGGTGCCCGGACCGCTTCGACCTCGAAGCCGAGCGCCTGGATCGCGCTGACCTCGGCCCGGGTCGCGGTGATGTTGAGGATGCCATGCTCGATGTAGTCGATCGCGGCGCCGGTCCCGGCCACCGCGTCGCGGTCGGCGAAGGTGCGCGGCCCGAGGACCCGGTACGGGCCGGCGATCGACTCCCGGTCGACACCGCTGGGCTTGGGATCGGCCGAGACCGGGCCGGTCACGACGGCGAACAGGCCGACGACGGTCGCGACGGCCAGGACGGTGGTCCTGCGCCACGAGCCGGCGTTGGCAGTTGGTGCGCGGAATCGCATATAGACCTCCTGGGGGTGGGGAGGACTCCGCTGGTGAGCACAACTGCACCACCTGTCACATGGTCATATCAATATCTTTCGCGATCATTTCCATGCCAAGCTGATCATCACACGGCATCGATACTTCTCGTACCGGACACCGTGCGGGGAGGGACAGCCCTGTCCGTGGCAGATCTCAGCCACTACGGACTCCTCGATCCACTGCGCCGCGCGTACCACGCGGACGCCGCCACCCGCGACCGACGGCGCGCCCTCCGCTCAAGATCATGTGAGCGCCATGGACGTCTCCTGGCGCTTGTGAGGTCCATAGCGCTCACATGATCTTGGATCTCGCCTGCGCGTCGGAGACGTGCCGGGTAAACCGGATGACGCTGTCTGCCGGCCGCCCGATGATGGCCAACGTGGCGCAGGTCGAGGTCGTCGTCGCCCATCACGAGCGCGCGACCCTGCGCGTCGGCGACGTGTTCCTGAAAATCGATGCCGATCAGACACGCACCGACGTCGAGGTCGAGGCGATGGCGAGAGCACCGGTGCCGACTCCGCAGGTGCTGTGGCGTAGACCGCCCGTACTCGCGCTTGCTGCCGTTGCCGGGACGGCGCTCGGCCGGCTTGGCGAGCCGTCGGCGGCGTCGGCGGCGGCCTGGACAGCGACGGGTGCCGCCGTACGGATGCTGCACGACGCGCCGCTGCCACCGTGGCCCGGTCGCAGTCCCGACGAGTTGGCTTCGCAACTCGACGGCGAGTGCAGGTGGCTCATCGCGAACAGAGTGCTCCCCGCCGACCTCGTCATGCGCAACCGCCGGATCGCCGGGGCCGCGTTGCGGCCGTGGACACCGGTCTTCACGCACGGCGACCTGCAGATCGCCCACGTCTTCGTCGACGGTGATGAGGTCACCGGCATGCTCGACTGGTCCGAGGCAGGCCGAGGTGACGCCCTGTTCGACCTCGCCACCCTGACACTCGGGCACCGGGAGCGCCTTGGTGACGTCCTCGCCGGCTACGGCACCGCCGTCGACCTCGACGTGATCGGCGCGTGGTGGTCGCTACGCAGCCTGTTGGCGATCCGTTGGCTGGTCGAGCACGGCTTCGACCCGGCCTCGCCGGGCTGCGAGATCGACGTGCTGAGATCCGCGGGGACCCCGCTGACCGGCCAATGACCGACCGGATCGGTGAACTGTAGGGTCGGGCACCGTGGCGGGTCTCAGGTGGCGGGTACGGTTGGCGGGCGTGACCGCCGCCGCCGGGTTCCTCGCCGTGGCACTCGGCATCCGGGTGCTGGCCGGTGGGAACGGCGTGCTGGACAGTTCCGGCGCGCTGCAGCAGTACTCCGGCACCGCCCTGTACGCATCGATGGTCCATGCCGGCGTGTTCGTCCTGGCACCGGGTGCCGGGCCGATCGCGGCCGGGGCGGGTGCCGTCGCCTTCTGCTGGCTCGTCGAGTTCCTGCAGCTGACCGGCGTACCGGCGGAGCTGTCCGAGCGCAGTCTGCTGGCACGGCTGGTCCTCGGTGTCCATTTCGACCCCACCGACCTGGCCTGGTACGTGGTGGGCGTACTGCCGTTGGTGCTGCTGCACGCGGGCGTCGACCGTTGGCGACTGTGCCACCGGGACCGGCAGCCGGCTGGCGCCGGTGCCGGTCGCGGGCGTGGCCGGTGAGTCACGGTGTGGCCGGGCGGCCCAGGGCCGCCTGGACGATCCGGATCGCCTCGGCGGGGTCGATGCCGCTCCGGGCGATGATCGTCGCGTAGTCGCGGGCGGCGCGGTGGGCCTGTTCGAGGGCCTGGTCGCCGGCGGCTGTGACGAACGAGCCGGCCCGCCCACGGGTCTCGATCAGCCCGGCCTCCTCCAGCTCCCGGTACGCCCGACCGACGGTGTTCACGGCCAGGCCGAGGTCGGCGGCGAGCCGGCGGACCGTCGGCAGCCGGGTGCCGACGGCCAGCGACCGGTCCTGGATCTGCCGGGCGAGCTGGGCCCGCAGCTGCTCGTACGGCGGCGTCGGCGAGGCGGCGTCGATGACGATCATCGGACGATCATGGCCTGCCGTGCGGTCGCCCCGACAGCCGTGGTCCGGGTCTGGACCAGACCGAACGCGACGACACCGGCCACGACGAGTCCGATAGCGACCGCGTTCCACCAGCCCAGCGACTCCCCGTACAGGAAGATGGCCGGCAGCATCCAGACCAGGCTGGGGGTGACGAGGGCGCGGGCGTCCTCGACCCGCATGACGACGTCCGCCGTGAGCGACGCCTCGTCCTCGGCGACGGCCGGGCTGGTCAGCACCTGACGCAGCTGCATGACCATGCCGGCACCGGCACCGGCGAGCCCGATCAGCACGACGGCGGCCCCGGCCCGCAGCACCGGGTCGGAAACCGGCAGTACGCTCACCGCGAGCACCAGCGCGCCGGTGTAGGCGGCGACCGTGAAGACGGCGTACGGCCGGCCGAGCACCGCCGGCCAGCCGAACCCGACCGGATGGGCCACCCGCCGGGGCAGTTGCGCGCCGGCCCGCCGGTCGACGCGGCGGACCCATTGACGGAGCAGCCACTGCGCCGCCAGCATGCCGACCACCAGCGCGGTGAGCACCAGCAACGGCAGCCAGGAGTACGCCGTGTCGGTGGCCCGGCCCGTCGCGTGGGTGAGTGCCGCGCCGATCAGGAACCCGGCCAGCAGGATGTCGCCGACGAGCTTGGCCCGCCGTCGCACGGCCAGCCGGGTCGCCAGCAGCGGCGTCGGCTCGGCCTCGGTCAGACCGTGCCGGTCCAGCCACTGCCTGGTCTCGCTGTGCTCTGTCTGGCGCATCGCCACCACCTCCATAGTCGCAAGCTTTGTCTCACAACCATGAGTCATAACATGCGACAAAGTCAAGTCAGTCAGGGGTTGACCTCGACCCCGCCCTGCGACTGGAACCCAGGGGAGGGGAGGAAACCCCTCACAGCCCTGAAACACAACCGCTGGTATTACGTAGTACAAGTAAGTGGAGGCACGGTGAAGCTGAACAGCAAGGGTCAGGTGACCATCCCTGCGTCGCTGCGCGCCAAACACGGCCTGCATGAAGGCGACGAGATCGAGGTTGTCGAGGAGGGCGGCGCGCTGCGGATCGTGCGGGTCGACGGCGCCCCCTCCAGAGGACAACGGCTTGTGCGGCATCTACGCGGGCAGGGCGCCGCACGCGAGACGGAGGGCATGACCACGGACCAGCTCATGGAGTTGCTCCGTGGCGAGTGAACGGCTTCGCGCGGTGCCCCAGAGGCATTCGGACGGGACCGTCACCCTGGTCGACTCCAACGTCCTGCTCGACATCCTCACCGAGGATCCGACGCGGTCAACTGCCCCACCCTGCGGGTTTCCTGGCAGGGAAGGCATATGTCAAGTACCGCAGCTACTTCCCCAGGCTGGCGTGGTCACCGCTGACGGGCCCGTCAGTGGCCGAGGTCTGCGGCGCCCAAGCCTTCCCACGGGCCAGCCACGATGGCATCATGAGATCGTCATGTGTCGATCTCATGATGCCTGGAGACACGCGGAAGATCGACGAGTGCCCCGCCTATGGGAGGATGTATGCGAAGACTGACCACACTGCTGGTGGCGTTCATGATCGCCATGGCCGGCATGTTCGCGACCACCGCCGCCCCAGCCTCGGCGGACTACCCGGACCCGCCGGGCGGCACCCTGCGTAACGTCTACAGCAGCCTGAGCTTCTGTCAGTCGTACGGCAACTACGGGGTCCAGAACGACCTGTGGAGCTCGTACCTCTGCCAGTACCGCGCGTACGGCAACCCGCCCAACGTCCTCTACTTCTTCTGGACCTTCGACTAGCAGGTGGCTCCTGGGGAGGCTCCACCGTGGGGCTACGGTCTGCTCCCAGCAACGCCCTCACCCACGTCAACCGGGCGTGCGAGACGGGGGCCGGCGA
Proteins encoded:
- a CDS encoding iron ABC transporter permease yields the protein MLRTPVRRRPGLTTGWFAGAVTAVVLSALAGLAFGPASLPPLAVAAELLNLLPGVDVDSGLNDRQVAIVTQLRLPRVVLALLVGGMLALAGGCYQGVFRNPLADPHLLGAAAGAGLAVTAVIALRPGTGVLTGLPVTVPLAAFVGALGAVALTYLLGTGAAGPDRSTATLILAGVAVSAFLAAGQTYLLQRHVDTIREVYSWLLGRLATDGWHEVRLVLPYAVIAAVVVLAQRRELDVLSVGDEEAASLGLHPQRSRYLLLAAASLGTAAAVSVSGLIGFVGLIVPHLVRLVAGSSYRVILPLSMLLGGAFLTVTDVVARTVAAPAEIPIGVVTAFFGAPFFVLVLRTTRRTVAL
- a CDS encoding M14 family zinc carboxypeptidase gives rise to the protein MRFRAPTANAGSWRRTTVLAVATVVGLFAVVTGPVSADPKPSGVDRESIAGPYRVLGPRTFADRDAVAGTGAAIDYIEHGILNITATRAEVSAIQALGFEVEAVRAPTRTDASGDVTTLDFPPSDSAYHNYAELTTVVNQVVSSHSNIARKISIGTSYEGRDLMAVKISDNVGTDEDEPEILFNSQQHAREHLTVEMAIYLLNLFTDGYGSDSRITNIVNTREIWIVPTVNPDGSEYDIATGSYRSWRKNRQPNSGSFAVGTDLNRNWDYLWGCCGGSSGSPSSSTYRGPYAFSAPETQALRDFVNSRVVGGEQQITANIDFHSYSELVLWPFGWTTANTPSGMTTDQYNTFATLGTQMAATNGYTPEQSSDLYITDGSSIDWMWGVHGIWAYTFELYPGSSSGGGFYPPDEVIPTQTARNREAVLMFSEYADCPYRVIGKESQYCGGGPVDPPGSTVWADDFESATGWTTDPSGTDTATTGQWERGVAQATSSGGALQLTAYQGSNSLVTGRLAGSSAGSYDIDSGATSARSPAITLPSSGTLTLSLAWYLAHLNNSSSADYLRISVVHSGGTTTLLNQSGAGSNRYGSWSTGSYNLTPYAGQTVRILVEAADASTASLVEAAIDDVRITRS
- a CDS encoding aminoglycoside phosphotransferase family protein, giving the protein MTLSAGRPMMANVAQVEVVVAHHERATLRVGDVFLKIDADQTRTDVEVEAMARAPVPTPQVLWRRPPVLALAAVAGTALGRLGEPSAASAAAWTATGAAVRMLHDAPLPPWPGRSPDELASQLDGECRWLIANRVLPADLVMRNRRIAGAALRPWTPVFTHGDLQIAHVFVDGDEVTGMLDWSEAGRGDALFDLATLTLGHRERLGDVLAGYGTAVDLDVIGAWWSLRSLLAIRWLVEHGFDPASPGCEIDVLRSAGTPLTGQ
- a CDS encoding DUF2809 domain-containing protein — translated: MAGLRWRVRLAGVTAAAGFLAVALGIRVLAGGNGVLDSSGALQQYSGTALYASMVHAGVFVLAPGAGPIAAGAGAVAFCWLVEFLQLTGVPAELSERSLLARLVLGVHFDPTDLAWYVVGVLPLVLLHAGVDRWRLCHRDRQPAGAGAGRGRGR
- a CDS encoding AbrB/MazE/SpoVT family DNA-binding domain-containing protein, which translates into the protein MKLNSKGQVTIPASLRAKHGLHEGDEIEVVEEGGALRIVRVDGAPSRGQRLVRHLRGQGAARETEGMTTDQLMELLRGE
- a CDS encoding ABC transporter substrate-binding protein produces the protein MSRPLTRRAALLRTAAVATAATLALTGCGQAGDGSGGPDDAQPGVSPEAAASYPVTVGDLTLEVRPERIVALSPTATEMLFAIGAGDQVAAVDDNSNHPAEAPTTELSGFTPNVEAIAGYEPDLVVLSGDTNEVVAGLTRLSIPVYLAGAAVTLDDTYRQITELGALTGHPEAAADLVDTMRSDIDKLVADAAQPAEPLSYYYELDPTLYTVTSETFVGSLFTMVGLTNIADPADPSGEAGGYPQLSAEALIDADPDLIFLADTRCCQQNAQTVAQRAGWSTITAVQTGQVVELDDDIASRWGPRVVDLVRAIVDAVDAAAAS
- a CDS encoding GntR family transcriptional regulator, with product MIVIDAASPTPPYEQLRAQLARQIQDRSLAVGTRLPTVRRLAADLGLAVNTVGRAYRELEEAGLIETRGRAGSFVTAAGDQALEQAHRAARDYATIIARSGIDPAEAIRIVQAALGRPATP